Proteins from a genomic interval of Cricetulus griseus strain 17A/GY unplaced genomic scaffold, alternate assembly CriGri-PICRH-1.0 unplaced_scaffold_161, whole genome shotgun sequence:
- the LOC113838795 gene encoding mothers against decapentaplegic homolog 1-like: RIRPVTINVTTLFSFTSPAVKRLLGWKQGDEEEKWAEKAVDVLVKKLKKKKGAMEELEKALSCPGQPSNCVTIPCSLDGRLQVSHRKGLPHVIYCRVWRWPDLQSRHELKPLDCCEFPFSSKQKEVCINPYHYKRVESPVLPPVLIPRYSEYNPQHSLLAQFCNLGQNEPHMPPNATFPDSFRQPSTHPFPHSSISSYPNSAGSSSTYPHSRTSSGPGSPFQMPADTTPTASQPPEDAMTQDGSQPMDTNMMAPALPSNINRGDVQAVVYEEPMHWCSIVYYELNNRVGDTFQASSTSVLVDGYTDPSNNKNRFCLGLLSNINRNSTIENTRRHIGKGVHLYYVGGEVYVECLSDSSIFVQSRNCNYHHGFHPTTVCKIPSSCSVKIFTNQEFAQILAQSVNHGFETMYELTKMCTIRMSFVK, from the exons AGAATTAGACCAGTCACTATTAATGTGACCACCTTGTTTTCCTTCACAAGTCCAGCTGTGAAGAGACTTCTAGGTTGGAAACAGggtgatgaagaagaaaaatgggcaGAGAAAGCTGTGGACGTGTTGgtgaaaaaattgaagaaaaagaaaggggccATGGAAGAGTTGGAGAAGGCCCTGAGCTGCCCGGGACAGCCAAGTAACTGTGTCACCATTCCCTGCTCCCTGGATGGCAGGCTGCAAGTGTCCCACCGGAAGGGATTGCCTCATGTCATTTATTGCCGAGTGTGGCGCTGGCCAGACCTCCAGAGCCGCCATGAACTGAAGCCtctggattgctgtgagtttcctTTCAGTTCCAAGCAGAAGGAGGTGTGCATCAACCCCTATCACTATAAGCGCGTGGAGAGCCCTG tGCTTCCTCCCGTGCTGATTCCGAGGTACAGTGAGTACAACCCTCAGCACAGCCTTCTGGCACAGTTCTGTAACTTGGGACAGAATGAGCCTCACATGCCACCGAACGCCACGTTTCCAGATTCCTTCAGGCAGCCCAGCACCCACCCGTTTCCCCACTCGTCCATCAGCAGCTACCCCaactcagcag gcagcagcagcacctaCCCTCACTCCCGCACCAGCTCAGGCCCAGGTAGCCCTTTCCAGATGCCAG CTGACACAACCCCAACTGCTTCCCAGCCTCCTGAAGACGCCATGACCCAGGATGGCTCTCAGCCGATGGACACAAATATGATGGCACCTGCACTGCCCTCCAATATCAACAGAGGAG atGTTCAAGCTGTTGTTTATGAGGAACCAATGCACTGGTGCTCTATTGTGTACTATGAGCTCAACAACCGCGTGGGTGATACATTCCAGGCCTCCTCCACAAGTGTGTTGGTGGATGGTTACACTGATCCTTCCAACAATAAGAACCGTTTCTGCCTTGGGCTGCTCTCCAACATTAACCGGAACTCCACAATAGAAAACACCAGGCGACATATTGGAAAAG GCGTCCACCTGTACTATGTTGGAGGAGAAGTGTATGTCGAATGCCTGAGTGACAGCAGCATATTTGTGCAGAGTCGGAACTGCAACTACCATCATGGGTTTCATCCCACTACTGTCTGCAAGATCCCCAGTAGTTGTAGCGTGAAAATTTTCACCAACCAAGAGTTTGCTCAGATACTGGCACAGTCTGTGAACCATGGTTTTGAGACCATGTATGAACTCACCAAAATGTGCACTATTCGAATGAGTTTCGTGAAG